Proteins co-encoded in one Kutzneria chonburiensis genomic window:
- a CDS encoding ABC transporter ATP-binding protein: MHDGSGRIVVQGLSKQFGPITAVNNLSFTVEPGSVTGFLGPNGAGKTTTLRMLLGLVRPNAGTSTINGLPFDQLGNPARVVGAVLEAQGFHPGRTARNHLRVYAAAMGVPDQRVDQVLELVGLTEAGRRAAGGFSLGMKQRLALATALLGDPQVLVLDEPANGLDPEGIAWLRAFLQSFARTGRTVLISSHLLAEIEQTVDQVVIISRGQTVYYGSLDYLRQSQQSRVLVQAADPQALVAKLNEAGVNMVEQTPDGRLAITGVDRKTVADLAMAASIALYDIQQEIVDLEQLFFRLTQGQYTGQQAAYGAPPGYGPPPGGGYGPPSQGYAAPPPGYDPSQPYSGPAQQPSGGYAAPPQATPPQGYTAPGYDPNQPYAGPPQQPSGGYAAPPPGYDPNQPPSYAPTQQPGTPPQGYAQQQYPGFAPPPGTPPQGYAPPVDPQQQNQQQYQQQQPGQQYGGQPSAPPQDQQQPPAGGWGGNA, from the coding sequence GTGCACGACGGCAGTGGCCGCATCGTGGTGCAGGGCCTGAGCAAGCAGTTCGGCCCGATCACCGCGGTCAACAACCTCAGCTTCACCGTCGAGCCCGGGTCGGTCACCGGCTTCCTCGGGCCGAACGGCGCCGGCAAGACCACCACGCTGCGCATGCTGCTCGGCCTGGTGCGGCCGAACGCGGGCACCTCGACCATCAACGGCCTCCCGTTCGACCAGCTCGGCAACCCTGCTCGCGTGGTCGGGGCCGTGCTGGAGGCCCAGGGGTTCCACCCGGGCCGCACGGCCCGCAACCACCTGCGGGTGTACGCGGCCGCCATGGGCGTGCCGGACCAGCGGGTCGACCAGGTGCTGGAGCTCGTCGGGCTGACCGAGGCCGGGCGACGGGCCGCCGGCGGCTTCTCGCTGGGCATGAAGCAGCGGCTGGCGCTGGCCACCGCGCTGCTCGGCGACCCGCAGGTGCTGGTGCTCGACGAGCCGGCCAACGGGCTCGACCCCGAGGGCATCGCCTGGCTGCGGGCCTTCCTCCAGTCGTTCGCGCGCACCGGCCGGACCGTGCTGATCTCCAGCCACCTGCTGGCCGAGATCGAGCAGACGGTGGACCAGGTCGTGATCATCAGCCGCGGGCAGACCGTGTACTACGGCTCGCTGGACTACCTGCGGCAGTCGCAGCAGAGCCGGGTGCTCGTGCAGGCCGCCGACCCGCAGGCGCTGGTGGCCAAGCTGAACGAGGCCGGCGTGAACATGGTCGAGCAGACGCCGGACGGCCGGCTGGCCATCACCGGCGTCGACCGCAAGACCGTGGCGGATTTGGCCATGGCGGCCAGCATCGCGCTGTACGACATCCAGCAGGAGATCGTCGACCTCGAGCAGCTGTTCTTCCGGCTGACCCAGGGGCAGTACACCGGCCAGCAGGCCGCCTACGGGGCGCCGCCCGGATACGGACCGCCGCCGGGCGGCGGCTACGGGCCGCCGTCGCAGGGCTACGCCGCCCCGCCGCCCGGGTACGACCCCAGCCAGCCCTACTCGGGTCCGGCGCAGCAGCCGTCCGGCGGCTACGCCGCACCGCCCCAGGCCACGCCGCCCCAGGGCTACACCGCACCGGGATACGACCCCAACCAGCCTTACGCGGGTCCGCCGCAGCAGCCGTCCGGCGGTTATGCCGCACCGCCGCCCGGCTACGACCCGAACCAGCCGCCGAGCTACGCCCCGACGCAGCAGCCCGGCACGCCGCCGCAGGGGTACGCGCAGCAGCAGTACCCGGGTTTCGCGCCGCCGCCGGGCACACCGCCCCAGGGCTACGCGCCGCCCGTCGATCCCCAGCAGCAGAACCAGCAGCAGTACCAGCAACAACAGCCCGGCCAGCAGTACGGCGGCCAGCCCTCCGCGCCGCCGCAGGACCAGCAGCAGCCGCCCGCCGGCGGTTGGGGAGGTAACGCCTGA
- a CDS encoding ABC transporter ATP-binding protein, producing the protein MSEQTGWVRRLAAACWRHPVVVVLSLGAAVLGVGQQAVAPLVVRLAVDDAVAGTTTRLGWLIGALAGIEVLTFVTAFLRRYLGGRLALDVQHDLRGQVFAAVQRLDGGKQDELRTGQVVSRSISDLNQVQGLVMMVPYALGNIAFVLVAVGAMLWLSPLLTVIALIVVPAVVYVALRSRKTLFSATWHAQQQAADVAQHVEETVTGVRVVKGFGQEGREIRGLEARARRLFSLRMRAARLTAPPTATLGAMPLFGQIAVLGLGGWLALHGQVTLGTFLAFASYVTGLLGPARFLASAMVTAQVTKASVNRVNELIDSQPDVRDGDADVPTGPLSVQLDGITFGYSRREPVLAHVSLNVEPGETLALVGTAGSGKSTVSLLLPRFYDVHAGAIRVGGVDVRDLKLHSLRNAVGVVFEEAFLFSDTIRGNIAYGRPEATEAEVEEAARAAEAHEFIHALPEGYDTKVGERGLTLSGGQRQRIALARALLSAPRVLVLDDATSAVDAVTEAAIHDTLKAVTAQRTTLLIAHRRSTLALADRIAVLDQGRVVDVGTEQELNERCALFRELLAGPGEAIEDATTSADVESTELWPEVAPEEPDVPDLVPLPEATEQPLLSPETGATDRKFGLLSLLRPVRWALVLVGALVAVDALSSMALPALVRYGVDDGVTRGALSALWIATGLGAGIVVVNWLNARVETLLTARVGERLLYVLRVRSFTHLQRLGLDYYERELAGRIMTRMTTDVDALSTFLQTGLVTAAVSGLTIVGIAVALLVTDVGLALVSMAAIPILAVATYFFRKASSEAYAQARERVSVVNADLQENVSGLRVTQAFTREQYSAREFGERSLAYRTSRLRAQRYIAVYFPFVALLSGFAQAAVLAVGAYRVANGDLSAGALLAFQLYLGLFFAPVQQLSGVFDGYQQAMVGLKRIGELLSTRSSIVLPAEPVAVPATLRGDIELRDVTFRYEGAASPALDRVNLHVRAGETVALVGRTGAGKSTLVKLVARFYDVTGGAVLVDGVDVRDYDLDGYRGRLGVVPQEAHLFVGDVADNVRYGRPSASRDEVTSAVRAVGALRQVAGLPQAMHQQVGERGQALSAGQRQLIALARAELVDPAVLLLDEATAALDPATEAVVLAASEHLARRRTTFVVAHRLATAARADRIVVLDQGRIVEQGTHAELLEAGGRYATMWRTSAHLADDAA; encoded by the coding sequence GTGTCCGAACAAACGGGATGGGTGCGGCGGCTGGCCGCGGCGTGCTGGCGGCATCCGGTCGTGGTGGTGCTGTCGCTGGGCGCGGCGGTGCTCGGCGTCGGCCAGCAGGCGGTCGCGCCGCTGGTGGTGCGGCTCGCGGTGGACGACGCGGTGGCCGGCACGACCACCCGGCTGGGCTGGCTGATCGGCGCGCTGGCCGGCATCGAGGTGTTGACCTTCGTCACCGCGTTCCTGCGGCGCTACCTGGGCGGACGGCTGGCCCTGGACGTGCAGCACGACCTGCGTGGGCAGGTGTTCGCGGCGGTGCAGCGGCTGGATGGCGGCAAGCAGGACGAGCTGCGCACCGGCCAGGTCGTGTCCCGCTCGATCAGCGACCTGAACCAGGTCCAGGGCCTGGTCATGATGGTGCCGTACGCGCTGGGCAACATCGCCTTCGTACTCGTGGCGGTCGGCGCGATGCTGTGGTTGTCGCCGTTGCTGACGGTAATCGCGCTGATCGTGGTGCCGGCCGTGGTGTACGTGGCGCTGCGCAGCCGCAAGACGTTGTTCTCCGCGACCTGGCACGCGCAGCAGCAGGCGGCCGACGTCGCGCAGCACGTCGAGGAGACGGTCACCGGCGTTCGCGTGGTGAAGGGCTTCGGCCAGGAGGGCCGTGAGATCCGCGGCTTGGAGGCCCGGGCCCGTCGACTGTTCTCGTTACGGATGCGCGCGGCGCGGCTGACCGCGCCGCCGACGGCGACGCTGGGCGCGATGCCGCTGTTCGGACAGATCGCGGTGCTCGGTCTCGGCGGCTGGCTGGCGTTGCACGGCCAGGTCACGCTCGGCACGTTCCTCGCCTTCGCCAGCTACGTGACCGGGCTGCTGGGCCCGGCCCGGTTCCTGGCTTCGGCGATGGTCACGGCGCAGGTCACCAAGGCCAGCGTGAACCGCGTCAACGAGCTCATCGATTCGCAGCCCGATGTGCGCGACGGCGATGCGGACGTGCCGACCGGCCCACTGTCCGTGCAGCTGGACGGCATCACGTTCGGGTACTCGCGCCGGGAACCGGTTTTGGCTCACGTGAGCCTGAACGTTGAGCCAGGCGAGACGCTCGCACTGGTGGGCACCGCCGGTTCCGGCAAATCAACCGTGTCGCTGTTGCTGCCCCGCTTCTATGACGTGCACGCCGGCGCGATCCGCGTCGGCGGTGTCGACGTGCGGGATCTGAAGCTGCACTCGCTGCGGAACGCGGTCGGGGTGGTGTTCGAGGAGGCGTTCCTGTTCTCCGACACCATCCGCGGCAACATCGCGTACGGACGGCCTGAGGCCACCGAAGCGGAAGTCGAGGAGGCTGCACGGGCGGCCGAGGCGCACGAGTTCATTCACGCGCTGCCCGAGGGCTACGACACGAAGGTCGGCGAGCGCGGCCTGACGCTGTCCGGAGGACAGCGTCAACGCATCGCGTTGGCCCGCGCGCTGCTGTCGGCGCCGCGCGTGCTCGTGCTGGACGACGCGACGTCCGCGGTCGACGCCGTGACCGAGGCGGCGATCCACGACACGCTCAAGGCCGTCACCGCGCAGCGCACCACGCTGCTGATCGCCCACCGACGTTCGACGCTCGCACTAGCCGACCGCATCGCAGTGCTGGACCAGGGCCGCGTGGTCGACGTCGGCACCGAGCAGGAGCTCAACGAGCGCTGCGCGCTGTTCCGTGAACTGCTGGCCGGTCCCGGCGAGGCGATCGAGGACGCGACCACGAGCGCGGACGTGGAATCGACCGAGCTGTGGCCAGAGGTCGCGCCCGAGGAACCCGACGTGCCGGACCTGGTGCCGCTGCCCGAGGCCACGGAGCAGCCGTTGCTCAGCCCCGAGACCGGTGCCACGGACCGCAAGTTCGGACTGCTGTCGTTGCTGCGCCCAGTGCGCTGGGCGCTGGTGCTCGTCGGTGCGCTCGTCGCGGTCGACGCCCTCAGCTCCATGGCGCTGCCGGCGCTCGTGCGCTACGGCGTGGACGACGGCGTCACGCGCGGCGCACTGAGCGCGCTGTGGATCGCCACGGGTCTCGGCGCGGGGATCGTCGTCGTCAACTGGCTGAACGCGCGCGTGGAGACGCTGCTGACCGCGCGCGTCGGCGAGCGCCTGCTGTACGTGCTGCGCGTGCGGAGCTTCACGCACCTGCAACGGCTTGGCCTCGACTACTACGAGCGCGAGCTCGCCGGTCGGATCATGACCCGGATGACCACGGACGTCGACGCGCTGTCGACGTTCCTCCAGACCGGCCTCGTGACGGCGGCGGTGAGCGGTCTGACCATCGTCGGCATCGCGGTGGCGCTGCTGGTCACCGACGTCGGCCTGGCCCTGGTGTCGATGGCGGCGATCCCGATCTTGGCCGTCGCCACCTACTTCTTCCGCAAGGCGTCGTCCGAGGCGTACGCCCAGGCGCGTGAGCGGGTCAGCGTGGTCAACGCCGACCTCCAGGAGAATGTGTCCGGGCTGCGCGTCACGCAGGCGTTCACACGGGAGCAGTACTCGGCGCGCGAGTTCGGAGAGCGCAGTCTGGCCTACCGGACCTCGCGGCTGCGGGCGCAGCGCTACATCGCCGTGTACTTCCCGTTCGTGGCGCTGCTGTCCGGCTTCGCGCAGGCGGCGGTGCTGGCCGTCGGCGCGTACCGCGTGGCCAACGGGGACCTGTCGGCCGGCGCGCTGCTGGCGTTCCAGCTGTACCTGGGGCTGTTCTTCGCGCCGGTGCAGCAGCTGTCCGGCGTGTTCGACGGCTACCAGCAGGCGATGGTCGGGTTGAAGCGCATCGGCGAGCTGCTGAGCACGCGGTCGTCGATCGTGCTGCCGGCCGAGCCCGTGGCCGTGCCGGCGACGCTGCGCGGCGACATCGAGCTCCGTGACGTGACCTTCCGCTACGAGGGCGCCGCGTCGCCGGCACTCGATCGCGTGAACCTGCATGTCCGCGCCGGCGAGACCGTGGCGCTGGTCGGCCGTACCGGCGCCGGCAAATCGACGCTGGTCAAGCTGGTCGCGCGGTTCTACGACGTGACCGGCGGGGCCGTGCTGGTGGACGGCGTCGATGTGCGTGACTACGACCTGGACGGCTATCGCGGCCGGCTCGGCGTCGTGCCGCAGGAGGCGCACCTGTTCGTCGGCGACGTGGCCGACAACGTGCGGTATGGGCGGCCGTCGGCTTCACGCGATGAGGTGACGTCGGCTGTGCGGGCCGTCGGGGCGCTGCGGCAGGTCGCCGGTTTGCCACAGGCGATGCACCAGCAGGTCGGCGAACGGGGTCAGGCCCTGTCAGCCGGGCAGCGGCAGCTGATCGCGTTGGCCCGGGCCGAACTCGTCGATCCGGCGGTGTTGTTGCTGGACGAGGCCACCGCGGCACTGGACCCGGCCACCGAGGCGGTCGTGTTGGCGGCCAGCGAGCACCTCGCCAGGCGCCGCACCACGTTCGTCGTCGCGCACCGGCTCGCCACCGCGGCCCGCGCGGACCGCATCGTGGTCCTGGACCAGGGACGCATCGTCGAGCAGGGCACCCACGCGGAACTCCTGGAGGCCGGCGGCCGCTACGCCACCATGTGGCGCACCAGCGCCCACCTGGCCGACGACGCCGCCTGA
- a CDS encoding multifunctional oxoglutarate decarboxylase/oxoglutarate dehydrogenase thiamine pyrophosphate-binding subunit/dihydrolipoyllysine-residue succinyltransferase subunit, with protein MSSSSSASQFGPNEWLVEEMYDQFLADPSSVDPAWHDFFADYKATQRTAAGTTAVNGTTAATATATATAPPANGRVTAPPAAPAAPAPTSTPAQTTLPSTKPTPAASATAAPVKPAAGSEVKVLRGAAAAIARNMDASLTVPTATSVRAVPAKLLADNRIVINNHLKRTRGGKVSFTHIIGYALVKALDSYPNMNNSYGVVDGKPSIITPEHVNLGLAIDLPGKNGQRTLVVAAIKNCETMTFTQFWQAYEDLIRKARSGGLAADDFAGSTIQLTNPGTIGTNHSVPRLTTGQGAILGVGAMEYPAHFQGTSERALVEMGVSKIMTLTSTYDHRIIQGAESGEFLRRIHQLLLGENGFYDDIFTSLRLPYEPIRWVEDLPEGSVDKTARVIELIDAFRSRGHLMADTDPLNYRQRRHEDLDVLSHGLTLWDLDREFAVGGFAGQEKMKLRDILGVLRNSYCRTVGVEYTHILEPAERRWLQERVEVVHDKPPATVQKYILSKLNAAEAFETFLQTKYVGQRRFSLEGGETLIPLLDAVLDKAAEHELDEVVIGMPHRGRLNVLANIVGKPISQIFREFEGNLDPGQAHGSGDVKYHLGAEGKYFRMFGDGETKVSLASNPSHLEAVDPVLEGVVRAKQDLLDKGGEGYTVLPVAMHGDAAFAGQGVVAETLNLALLRGYRTGGTVHVVVNNQVGFTTNPEHSRSSKYCTDVAKMIGAPVFHVNGDDPEACYWVAKLAVDYRETFHKDVVIDMICYRRRGHNEGDDPSMTQPAMYDIIDTKRSVRKTYTESLIGRGDISVDEAEKALRDYASQLEHVFNEVRELEKHPVKPTNSVESEQQVPAKVPTAVSAETVAHIGQAQISLPEGFNAHPRVKPVLERRAQMAREGGIDWGFGELLAFGSLVMEGKTVRLSGQDSQRGTFGQRHSVVIDRKTSAEYTPLQNLAEGQGKFMVYDSALSEFAAVGFEYGYSVANPDALVLWEAQFGDFVNGAQSIIDEFISSGEAKWGQRGNVVLLLPHGLEGQGPDHSSGRIERFLQLCAEGSMTVAVPSTPANYFHLLRRHALDGVKRPMVVFTPKSMLRLKAAASSVEDFTTGRFQSVIDDPTQPAPEQVDRLLLCTGKIYYELAAEKEKLGATNVAVARIEQLYPLPERKLNELLDRYPNVKDIRWVQEEPANQGAWPHLGLVIPESLPRVQGKLTRVSRRPMAAPASGFSKVHEVEQRAVVTKAFE; from the coding sequence GTGTCCAGCTCCAGCTCTGCGTCGCAGTTCGGCCCGAACGAGTGGCTGGTCGAGGAGATGTACGACCAGTTCCTCGCCGACCCGTCATCCGTCGACCCGGCGTGGCATGACTTCTTCGCCGACTACAAGGCGACGCAGCGCACGGCCGCCGGCACCACCGCGGTCAACGGCACCACCGCCGCCACCGCGACGGCGACGGCCACCGCGCCCCCGGCCAACGGCCGCGTCACCGCCCCGCCGGCCGCGCCGGCAGCCCCGGCCCCGACGTCGACGCCGGCCCAGACCACGCTGCCGAGCACCAAGCCGACGCCGGCCGCCTCGGCCACCGCCGCCCCCGTGAAGCCGGCCGCCGGCTCCGAGGTGAAGGTGCTGCGCGGCGCGGCCGCGGCGATCGCCCGCAACATGGACGCCTCGCTCACCGTGCCGACCGCGACCTCCGTGCGCGCGGTCCCGGCGAAGCTGCTGGCCGACAACCGCATCGTCATCAACAACCACCTGAAGCGGACCCGCGGCGGCAAGGTCTCCTTCACCCACATCATCGGGTACGCGCTGGTCAAGGCGCTCGACTCGTACCCGAACATGAACAACTCCTACGGCGTGGTCGACGGCAAGCCCTCGATCATCACCCCGGAGCACGTGAACCTGGGCCTGGCCATCGACCTGCCCGGCAAGAACGGCCAGCGCACGCTGGTCGTGGCGGCCATCAAGAACTGCGAGACGATGACGTTCACGCAGTTCTGGCAGGCCTACGAGGACCTGATCCGCAAGGCCCGCAGCGGCGGCCTGGCCGCGGACGACTTCGCCGGCAGCACGATCCAGCTGACCAACCCGGGCACCATCGGCACCAACCACTCGGTGCCGCGGCTGACCACCGGCCAGGGCGCGATCCTCGGCGTCGGCGCGATGGAGTACCCGGCGCACTTCCAGGGCACCAGCGAGCGGGCGCTGGTCGAGATGGGCGTCAGCAAGATCATGACGCTGACCTCGACCTACGACCACCGCATCATCCAGGGCGCCGAGTCGGGCGAGTTCCTGCGCCGCATCCACCAGCTGCTGCTGGGCGAGAACGGCTTCTACGACGACATCTTCACCTCGCTGCGGCTGCCCTACGAGCCGATCCGCTGGGTCGAGGACCTGCCGGAGGGCTCGGTCGACAAGACCGCCCGGGTGATCGAGCTGATCGACGCGTTCCGCTCGCGCGGCCACCTGATGGCCGACACCGACCCGCTGAACTACCGGCAGCGCCGGCACGAGGACCTCGACGTCCTCTCGCACGGCCTGACCCTGTGGGACCTGGACCGCGAGTTCGCCGTCGGTGGCTTCGCCGGCCAGGAGAAGATGAAGCTGCGCGACATCCTCGGGGTGCTGCGCAACTCCTACTGCCGCACCGTCGGCGTCGAGTACACGCACATCCTGGAGCCGGCCGAGCGCCGCTGGCTCCAGGAGCGGGTCGAGGTCGTGCACGACAAGCCGCCGGCCACCGTGCAGAAGTACATCCTGTCCAAGCTGAACGCGGCCGAGGCCTTCGAGACCTTCCTACAGACCAAGTACGTCGGTCAGCGGCGGTTCTCGCTCGAGGGCGGCGAGACGCTGATCCCGCTGCTGGACGCGGTGCTGGACAAGGCGGCCGAGCACGAGCTGGACGAGGTCGTCATCGGCATGCCGCACCGCGGCCGGCTCAACGTGCTGGCCAACATCGTGGGCAAGCCGATCTCGCAGATCTTCCGCGAGTTCGAGGGCAACCTCGACCCGGGCCAGGCCCACGGCTCCGGCGACGTCAAGTACCACCTCGGCGCCGAGGGCAAGTACTTCCGGATGTTCGGCGACGGCGAGACCAAGGTGTCGCTGGCCTCCAACCCGTCCCACCTCGAGGCCGTCGACCCGGTGCTGGAGGGCGTCGTCCGGGCCAAGCAGGACCTGCTGGACAAGGGCGGCGAGGGCTACACCGTGCTGCCGGTGGCGATGCACGGCGACGCCGCGTTCGCCGGCCAGGGCGTGGTGGCCGAGACGCTGAACCTGGCGCTGCTGCGCGGCTACCGCACCGGCGGCACCGTGCACGTGGTGGTGAACAACCAGGTCGGCTTCACCACCAACCCGGAGCACTCGCGCTCGTCCAAGTACTGCACCGACGTGGCCAAGATGATCGGCGCGCCGGTCTTCCACGTGAACGGCGACGACCCCGAGGCCTGCTACTGGGTGGCCAAGCTGGCCGTCGACTACCGCGAGACGTTCCACAAGGACGTCGTCATCGACATGATCTGCTACCGCCGCCGCGGCCACAACGAGGGCGACGACCCCTCGATGACCCAGCCGGCGATGTACGACATCATCGACACCAAGCGCTCGGTGCGGAAGACCTACACCGAGTCGCTGATCGGCCGCGGCGACATCTCCGTCGACGAGGCCGAGAAGGCGCTGCGGGACTACGCCAGCCAGCTCGAGCACGTCTTCAACGAGGTGCGCGAGCTGGAGAAGCACCCGGTCAAGCCGACCAACTCGGTCGAGTCCGAGCAGCAGGTGCCGGCCAAGGTGCCGACCGCGGTCAGCGCCGAGACGGTGGCCCACATCGGCCAGGCCCAGATCTCGCTGCCGGAGGGCTTCAACGCCCACCCGCGGGTCAAGCCGGTGCTGGAGCGCCGGGCCCAGATGGCCCGCGAGGGCGGCATCGACTGGGGCTTCGGCGAGCTGCTGGCCTTCGGCTCGCTGGTGATGGAGGGCAAGACGGTCCGGCTGTCCGGCCAGGACTCCCAGCGCGGCACCTTCGGCCAGCGGCACTCGGTGGTCATCGACCGCAAGACCAGCGCCGAGTACACGCCGCTGCAGAACCTGGCCGAGGGCCAGGGCAAGTTCATGGTCTACGACTCGGCGCTGTCCGAGTTCGCCGCCGTGGGCTTCGAGTACGGCTACTCGGTGGCCAACCCGGACGCGCTGGTGCTGTGGGAGGCGCAGTTCGGCGACTTCGTCAACGGCGCGCAGTCGATCATCGACGAGTTCATCTCCTCGGGCGAGGCCAAGTGGGGCCAGCGCGGCAACGTCGTGCTGCTGCTGCCGCACGGCCTCGAGGGCCAGGGCCCCGACCACAGCTCCGGCCGTATCGAGCGGTTCCTCCAGCTGTGCGCCGAGGGCTCAATGACCGTCGCCGTGCCGTCGACGCCGGCCAACTACTTCCACCTGCTGCGCCGGCACGCGCTGGACGGGGTGAAGCGGCCGATGGTCGTGTTCACGCCGAAGTCCATGCTGCGGCTCAAGGCCGCCGCCAGCTCGGTGGAGGACTTCACCACCGGCCGGTTCCAGTCGGTCATCGACGACCCGACGCAGCCCGCGCCGGAGCAGGTCGACCGGCTGCTGCTGTGCACCGGCAAGATCTACTACGAGCTGGCCGCCGAGAAGGAGAAGCTGGGCGCGACCAACGTGGCCGTCGCCCGTATCGAGCAGCTCTACCCGCTGCCCGAGCGCAAGCTGAACGAGCTGCTCGACCGGTACCCCAACGTCAAGGACATCCGCTGGGTGCAGGAAGAGCCGGCCAACCAGGGTGCGTGGCCGCACCTGGGCCTGGTGATCCCGGAGTCGCTGCCGCGCGTGCAGGGCAAGCTCACCCGGGTGTCCCGTCGTCCGATGGCCGCCCCGGCCTCGGGCTTCAGCAAGGTGCACGAGGTCGAGCAGCGGGCCGTCGTGACCAAGGCGTTCGAGTAA
- a CDS encoding DUF6104 family protein, which yields MYFTDRGIEELEQRRGEEEVTLAWVADRLRAFVDLNPEFENAVERLATFLARDDSDDIDD from the coding sequence GTGTACTTCACCGACCGTGGCATCGAAGAGCTGGAGCAGCGCCGGGGCGAGGAGGAGGTCACCCTGGCCTGGGTGGCCGACCGGCTGCGGGCCTTCGTCGACCTCAACCCCGAGTTCGAGAACGCCGTCGAGCGGCTGGCCACCTTCCTGGCCCGGGACGACTCCGACGACATCGACGACTGA
- the surE gene encoding 5'/3'-nucleotidase SurE yields MNSLRVLVTNDDGIDSPGLIALARCAVELGHDTIIAAPSVEASGTGAGLTASGGHRSVTMSRRVIDDLPDTPAYAIDAHPGLIALLACRGAFGGQPPDLLLSGINFGANIGRALIHSGTVGAALTAHVNGVTALAVSLDVPWDPPGTPLWDVVDPYVKDVLGLIEPGSVLNLNVPNRPDPGPLRWAALTRYGRVQSRIVDQYEDRIELATVILEDEVEPGSDAALLEAGYATVTELRSVSAVERPRATPPT; encoded by the coding sequence GTGAACTCTCTCCGCGTCCTGGTCACCAATGACGACGGCATCGACTCCCCCGGCTTGATCGCGCTGGCCCGCTGCGCGGTGGAGCTGGGCCACGACACCATCATCGCGGCGCCCAGCGTCGAAGCGAGCGGCACCGGCGCCGGGCTGACGGCGTCGGGCGGGCACCGCAGCGTGACGATGTCGCGGCGGGTCATCGACGACCTGCCGGACACGCCGGCCTACGCGATCGACGCGCATCCCGGGCTCATCGCGCTGCTGGCGTGCCGTGGGGCCTTCGGCGGCCAGCCGCCGGACCTGCTGCTGTCGGGCATCAACTTCGGCGCGAACATCGGCCGCGCGCTGATCCATTCGGGCACGGTCGGCGCGGCGCTGACCGCCCACGTCAACGGCGTCACGGCGCTGGCCGTGTCGCTGGACGTGCCCTGGGATCCGCCGGGCACGCCGCTGTGGGACGTCGTCGACCCGTACGTGAAGGATGTGCTGGGTCTGATCGAGCCGGGCAGCGTGCTCAACCTGAACGTGCCCAACCGCCCCGACCCGGGTCCGCTGCGCTGGGCCGCGCTCACCCGCTACGGCCGGGTGCAGAGCCGGATCGTGGACCAGTACGAGGACCGGATCGAGCTGGCCACCGTGATCCTGGAGGACGAGGTGGAGCCAGGCTCGGACGCGGCGCTGCTGGAGGCGGGCTACGCGACGGTGACCGAGCTGCGCTCGGTCAGCGCTGTCGAACGCCCGCGCGCCACACCGCCCACGTGA
- the hutI gene encoding imidazolonepropionase: MAVLVTGIAELTTNDAELGKLRDAAMVVDGDRVAWVGPSADAPDADERVDVDGRAVLPGWVDSHTHLVFAGDRTAEFGARMSGQPYAAGGIAVTVDATRAATDEQLTAGLRKHVEEAVSQGTTYIETKTGYGLTVADELRSAILAGGYADEVTFLGAHLVPPGTKADDYVDLVCGPMLEAVAPHVTWADVFCETGAFDEDQSRAVLTAAGKKGLGLRVHGNQLGPGPGVRLAVEMDAASVDHCTYLTPADVAALADSDTVATLLPACDLSTRQPLPEVRALLDAGVTVALASNCNPGSSYTSSMAFCVATAVLQMRMTVEEAVRAATLGGAQALRRDDIGVLRPGSRADIHVLNAPSTTHLAYRPGVPLTWAVWRAGVRQR, from the coding sequence GTGGCAGTCCTAGTCACCGGCATCGCCGAACTGACCACCAACGATGCCGAGCTGGGCAAGCTGCGCGACGCGGCGATGGTGGTGGACGGCGACCGGGTGGCCTGGGTCGGACCCTCGGCCGACGCGCCCGATGCCGACGAGCGCGTCGACGTGGACGGCCGCGCGGTGTTGCCGGGCTGGGTCGACAGCCACACCCACCTGGTCTTCGCCGGCGACCGGACCGCCGAGTTCGGGGCCCGCATGTCCGGCCAGCCCTACGCCGCCGGCGGCATCGCCGTCACTGTGGACGCCACCCGCGCGGCCACCGACGAGCAGCTCACCGCCGGCCTGCGCAAGCACGTCGAAGAGGCCGTTTCCCAAGGCACCACGTACATCGAGACCAAGACCGGCTACGGACTCACGGTGGCCGACGAGCTCCGCTCGGCCATCCTCGCCGGGGGCTACGCCGACGAGGTGACCTTCCTCGGCGCACATCTCGTGCCGCCGGGCACCAAGGCCGACGATTACGTGGACCTGGTGTGCGGTCCCATGCTCGAGGCCGTCGCGCCCCACGTGACCTGGGCCGATGTGTTCTGCGAGACCGGCGCCTTCGATGAGGACCAGTCGCGGGCCGTGCTCACCGCCGCCGGCAAGAAGGGCCTCGGGCTGCGCGTGCACGGCAACCAGCTCGGCCCCGGCCCCGGCGTGCGGCTGGCCGTGGAGATGGACGCCGCCAGCGTCGACCACTGCACGTACCTCACGCCGGCCGATGTCGCCGCGCTGGCCGACTCCGACACCGTCGCCACGCTGCTGCCGGCGTGCGACCTGTCCACCAGGCAGCCGCTGCCCGAGGTGCGGGCGCTGCTCGACGCCGGCGTCACGGTCGCGCTGGCGTCCAACTGCAATCCCGGCTCCTCGTACACGTCTTCCATGGCCTTCTGCGTGGCCACGGCCGTGCTCCAGATGCGCATGACCGTCGAGGAGGCCGTGCGCGCCGCCACGCTCGGCGGCGCGCAGGCCCTGCGCCGGGACGACATCGGCGTGCTGCGGCCCGGGTCGAGGGCCGACATTCACGTGCTGAACGCGCCGTCCACCACGCACCTGGCTTACCGGCCTGGTGTGCCGCTCACGTGGGCGGTGTGGCGCGCGGGCGTTCGACAGCGCTGA